Sequence from the Klebsiella electrica genome:
TTAGCGTTCTGTCGCTCGGAGCTCTGGGCCCGGCAAGCCAGCAGCGAAATATTGAATTGTATTGTGCATCCGACCGCTACCGCGCAGACCGCGCAATTATCAGCGGAAATTCCACTCAGAAATTCGACCAGGTAAAGAACTGCGATATGCAGGCTCTGGCTCGACGTGAAGTTACGGCTCAGATACTAGGTGTCAGCATGATCCCTTTCATTGTGCGTGATGACGGCTCCTACGTACTCGGCTCACCAAAACAAGGCCTCAAAAACTTTATCGAGAACAAGTAACACTTTCTTGGGAATCCTGGAGGCATTATGAGTGAATCTTTAATTTTTCAGCGACTCAAAAACCTGAAGCGTTTTTCTGACTTGTGTCCTGTACGTGCATATGACGAATCCAATCATTTGTTTATGTGCGACAACAAATATGTTGGTTTCGGATTTGTTTGTCGTCCCTTAAGCGGGACAACCGGCAAGGAGATGACTAACCTTCAAACGTTGCTGTCTTCCAACTTCCCCGCCAAAACTATCGTTCAGTTTGACCTGGTTGCAAGCCCAAACATCGTACAGAAAATTAACCGGATGGACGTATTGCGTATGGATTGCCGGGACGCAATCCTGCGTAACGCAATTTATAACCGCTCTAAATTCCTTTTGAAAAGCACCGAAACGCCGATGAAGCGAACCGGGACTCGCGTCCGAAATTGTGTGCTTCTCATTACAGTAAAAATTCCGATCAAATATAACTATGAAATGCGTGAAGAAGAATTCAATCACGTTAACGAGCTGCGGAATGTGTTCGAAACGACGCTGAGCATCACTGGTTTGTGTCCCGGTGCATTGACGCGTGAAAGTTACATCGATGTTCTGAGCTCCATTTGCAACCAGGGTGAAAGCGCCTCCTGGAGAGACCGGACGCCGGTACAGCCACAAGAAGACAAGTACATTTCAGAACAGTTAGTCGACCACGATCGCATGTTTTTCATTAAGAAAGACTATTGCGGTTTTGGTGATCCGACAGATTCCGAGCTTCGTGGAGAAGCACCTACACCGACAACGTTTGTGAAAACATTGAGTGCGCGAAAATTCCCGAAAAGATTCTTTCCCGGGCAAGCGCAATACTTTCTCGGCGATATGATGAGTGGTGTTACTGGAATTAAATCATCCTGCATCATCTCAATGAGCCTGATTTTCTTTGATCAGCAAAGTGAAAAAACTAAATTCACCTCGAAACGTAACTGGGTTGTTCAGCAAACCAGTGGCCCATTAATTAAGTGGGTTCCATCACTCATAAACTTGCGTGAGGGCTTCGATCTTCTTAGCGAAAAAGTTGATAACAACGACCCAATTTGCAAAGCCAAATTTACGGTATCAATCTTCTCTAACTCAAAAGATGGCGTGTTACGCGCTGCTCAGGAAGCTGCAAGTTATCTGAACACCTATCAGTTTAAGATGATCCCAGATACCTACTATGTTGCGCCAATTTTCCTGTCAGCTCTGCCAATGTTTAACGAAGCATCAGCAGAAAAGTCCATTGGCCGATATCGAACAATGGCACTCAGTGAAGCGATGGTACTTTCACCTCTCTATGCAGATTGGCAAGGTACAGACAAACCCGCCTTAATGCTGACATCGCGCTCTGGCCAGATCCAATCACTGGACTTGTTTGATTCTGATACTAACTATAACGCCTGTATCGCAGCTGAGTCGGGGTCGGGTAAGTCATTCCTGACAAACTACATTATCACCGCCTACAGAAGCCTCGGGGCTAAAGTCTGGTGTATTGATGTAGGTGACTCGTACAAAAATATCTGTGAGACCTACCAGGGCGATTATCTCGACTTCAATCCCAAAACCAGGCCATGTCTTAACTTCTTCGAACTGATCGAAGACTATTTCGGTGAGTCTGAAGATGATGACTCCAGTGGCGGTGAAGAAGATCTGATCATCGGATTGTTATCGGTGATGGCAGCTCCTAAAGAAGGTCTGAATTCATTCGAAGAGTCTCGACTTAAACAACATGTAGCTGATCTTGTCCGTGTACACAAGAAGCTGACCACCGTTGATATGGTTGCTGATTCACTGCTGAAAGATGAAGATAAAGACATTAAACGTATTGGCCATCAGCTCTATCCGTTCACGAGTGCGGGCCAGTACGGGAAGTACTTTGTTGGTAAGAACAATATCGACTTCAAAAATCCGTTCACTGTACTTGAACTTTCCCGACTGGAAAGTTCAGAACACCTTAAACAGGTTGTCCTCCTTCAGCTGATTTATCAAATCC
This genomic interval carries:
- the traC gene encoding type IV secretion system protein TraC; translation: MSESLIFQRLKNLKRFSDLCPVRAYDESNHLFMCDNKYVGFGFVCRPLSGTTGKEMTNLQTLLSSNFPAKTIVQFDLVASPNIVQKINRMDVLRMDCRDAILRNAIYNRSKFLLKSTETPMKRTGTRVRNCVLLITVKIPIKYNYEMREEEFNHVNELRNVFETTLSITGLCPGALTRESYIDVLSSICNQGESASWRDRTPVQPQEDKYISEQLVDHDRMFFIKKDYCGFGDPTDSELRGEAPTPTTFVKTLSARKFPKRFFPGQAQYFLGDMMSGVTGIKSSCIISMSLIFFDQQSEKTKFTSKRNWVVQQTSGPLIKWVPSLINLREGFDLLSEKVDNNDPICKAKFTVSIFSNSKDGVLRAAQEAASYLNTYQFKMIPDTYYVAPIFLSALPMFNEASAEKSIGRYRTMALSEAMVLSPLYADWQGTDKPALMLTSRSGQIQSLDLFDSDTNYNACIAAESGSGKSFLTNYIITAYRSLGAKVWCIDVGDSYKNICETYQGDYLDFNPKTRPCLNFFELIEDYFGESEDDDSSGGEEDLIIGLLSVMAAPKEGLNSFEESRLKQHVADLVRVHKKLTTVDMVADSLLKDEDKDIKRIGHQLYPFTSAGQYGKYFVGKNNIDFKNPFTVLELSRLESSEHLKQVVLLQLIYQIQQDMFMGDRSQMKLVIIDEAWALLSGNIGAFIEKGYRRFRKYNGAAITITQSINDIYKDSIGKSIADNSAFMLLLGQSESAVNEAEANKRLALDEAGYRFLKTVRSTKGVYSEIFVISKAGQGICRLVVDPFSLLLYSTDPKDVAAIKDRKSRGINTEEAINEILVERGLAA